One genomic region from Bacillota bacterium encodes:
- a CDS encoding CpsD/CapB family tyrosine-protein kinase has translation MVKPGFLNGKREPKDRLITKTHPRSPISEAFRALRTSLRFADISQSMKMILVTSPGPFEGKSTIMSNLAVAMAQAEKRVLAIDADLRKPILHRIFETEQQPGLTNILVGDCPVESGIQSSGMDHLDIIASGPIPPNPSEILGTEATRDIFARLKSMYDYVIVDSPPVMAVTDAVVMSSMVDAVILVMRAGVTRIESAVTARNVIENAKGKILGAVLNEVRHSADGYHYYYYYGRSKGEK, from the coding sequence ATGGTGAAGCCAGGCTTCCTCAATGGAAAAAGGGAACCGAAGGACAGGCTGATCACGAAAACACACCCGCGCTCGCCGATATCCGAGGCGTTCAGGGCGCTCAGGACGTCTTTGCGGTTCGCGGACATCAGTCAGAGTATGAAGATGATCCTCGTCACGAGTCCCGGACCGTTCGAGGGGAAGTCGACCATCATGTCCAACCTCGCGGTCGCGATGGCCCAGGCTGAAAAGCGCGTGCTGGCCATCGACGCAGACCTCCGGAAGCCGATACTCCACAGGATATTCGAGACAGAGCAGCAACCCGGTCTCACCAACATCCTGGTTGGGGACTGTCCAGTTGAATCCGGGATACAGTCCAGCGGCATGGACCACCTCGACATCATCGCGTCGGGTCCCATACCCCCGAACCCGTCGGAGATCCTCGGCACGGAAGCCACCCGGGACATCTTCGCCAGGCTCAAATCAATGTACGACTACGTGATCGTGGACTCGCCGCCGGTGATGGCAGTGACCGACGCAGTCGTGATGTCTTCCATGGTGGACGCGGTAATCCTCGTGATGCGCGCCGGCGTCACCCGTATTGAATCTGCCGTAACCGCGAGGAACGTGATAGAGAACGCCAAGGGCAAGATCCTGGGCGCCGTCCTGAACGAAGTCCGGCACTCGGCTGACGGCTACCATTATTACTACTATTACGGCCGGTCGAAAGGCGAGAAATGA
- a CDS encoding polysaccharide biosynthesis protein, whose translation MAIEVNGKLNTLRRRSALALADLVFFNMGVLLGLAARFEGSVPLQYIRQYVGPLGLVQSALVAVSYAASRLYSSIIRYSSIDEALSLAKGVTVSVVTFIGLITFFPPARGFPRSVPFVAASASFLLSGGIRILARMYLSDTWPWVRANRSCAVRRVILVGAGDAGAMVVRELKGRLKNEYDLVGLVDDDGRKQGMRLNGVPVLGEISQIPDLLRRYAVEEVIVAIPSASGSVIRRVFALCEGAGVKMKTVPGLYEIINGNVKVGEIRDVDVEDLLGREPVNLNMQQISGYIQGKCVLVTGAGGSIGSEICRQIAKFRPAKIVLFDHDENSIFELSHEVGFRFPAVNLAIVVGDVRDIHKVHATFEEYKPGVVFHAAAHKHVPLMEEHPEQAVKTNVFGTLNVALAAWRGRTDRFVLISTDKAVNPTSVMGATKAVAEHIVVTLDKGWHPVEGLGNGERRTKFMAVRFGNVLGSRGSVIPLFKEQIARGGPVTVTHPEMKRYFMTIPEAVQLVIQSGALGDGREVFVLDMGDPVRIVDLAETLIRLSGLEPGKDITVEFSGMRNGEKLFEEIFSDEEKFERTAHPKIFVAKDCVVDADKLRDSLSRLEKFSFDGGRGPKDTIKWILKELIPTYNPWSVDSSRASRPGEPRGPQAETPQSEPGKARRQRLARDPGMTA comes from the coding sequence ATGGCAATTGAAGTCAACGGCAAGCTGAATACGTTGAGGCGCAGGTCCGCGTTGGCGCTGGCGGACCTGGTGTTTTTCAATATGGGAGTCCTCCTTGGACTCGCTGCTCGCTTTGAAGGTAGCGTACCGCTCCAGTACATACGCCAGTACGTTGGACCACTCGGGCTGGTCCAGTCCGCTCTCGTAGCTGTGTCGTACGCAGCAAGTCGCCTGTACAGCAGCATCATCCGGTATTCCAGCATAGACGAGGCGCTGAGCCTGGCCAAGGGTGTCACGGTTTCGGTCGTCACCTTCATCGGGTTAATCACCTTCTTCCCTCCGGCGCGGGGGTTCCCGCGTAGCGTCCCGTTCGTCGCCGCAAGCGCAAGCTTCCTTCTGTCGGGCGGTATTAGAATCCTCGCGAGGATGTATCTCAGCGACACCTGGCCCTGGGTCAGGGCGAACCGTTCGTGCGCTGTCAGGAGGGTAATCCTGGTCGGCGCCGGCGACGCGGGCGCGATGGTGGTGCGCGAGCTCAAGGGACGCCTGAAGAATGAATACGACCTCGTGGGCCTGGTGGACGATGACGGACGGAAACAGGGGATGCGCCTGAACGGAGTACCTGTACTCGGTGAGATTTCGCAAATCCCCGACCTGCTCAGGCGTTACGCCGTGGAGGAAGTGATCGTGGCGATCCCGTCGGCCAGCGGTTCGGTCATCCGCCGGGTGTTCGCACTGTGCGAGGGTGCCGGCGTCAAGATGAAGACGGTCCCCGGGCTCTACGAGATTATCAACGGGAATGTCAAGGTGGGCGAGATACGCGACGTCGACGTCGAGGACCTGCTTGGCAGGGAACCAGTGAACCTGAACATGCAGCAGATCTCGGGGTACATACAGGGGAAGTGCGTACTGGTGACCGGGGCTGGCGGCTCGATCGGCTCCGAGATTTGTCGCCAGATTGCCAAATTCCGGCCGGCCAAGATCGTACTGTTCGACCACGACGAGAACTCGATTTTCGAGCTCTCGCACGAGGTCGGATTCAGGTTCCCGGCGGTGAACCTCGCGATTGTGGTAGGCGACGTGAGGGATATCCACAAGGTCCACGCGACCTTTGAGGAGTACAAACCCGGTGTCGTCTTTCATGCCGCGGCGCACAAGCATGTGCCGCTGATGGAGGAACACCCGGAGCAGGCAGTCAAGACCAATGTATTCGGCACGCTCAACGTGGCGCTCGCCGCCTGGCGCGGCAGGACCGACCGGTTTGTGCTGATATCCACCGACAAGGCCGTAAACCCCACCAGCGTGATGGGGGCCACCAAGGCCGTCGCCGAGCATATCGTCGTGACGCTGGACAAAGGCTGGCATCCTGTTGAGGGTCTCGGCAACGGAGAGCGGCGAACGAAGTTCATGGCTGTCCGCTTCGGGAACGTCCTCGGCAGCCGCGGCAGCGTCATACCCTTGTTCAAGGAGCAGATCGCCCGCGGCGGGCCGGTGACGGTCACGCACCCCGAGATGAAGAGGTACTTCATGACCATACCCGAGGCTGTACAGCTTGTCATCCAGTCGGGCGCCCTGGGGGATGGGCGGGAGGTCTTCGTGCTGGATATGGGCGACCCCGTACGGATAGTGGACCTGGCTGAGACGCTGATCCGGCTATCCGGATTGGAGCCGGGCAAAGACATCACGGTGGAGTTCAGCGGGATGCGGAACGGCGAGAAACTCTTTGAGGAGATCTTTTCTGATGAGGAGAAATTCGAGCGTACGGCTCACCCGAAGATATTCGTGGCCAAGGACTGTGTAGTCGATGCGGACAAGCTTCGCGATAGCCTGTCACGGCTGGAGAAGTTCTCGTTTGACGGTGGAAGGGGACCGAAGGACACGATCAAGTGGATCCTCAAGGAACTCATCCCTACGTATAACCCGTGGTCGGTTGACAGCTCCCGTGCCTCTCGCCCCGGTGAACCACGGGGGCCCCAGGCTGAAACCCCTCAGAGTGAACCGGGCAAGGCCAGGCGCCAGCGCCTGGCTCGAGACCCGGGGATGACCGCATAA
- a CDS encoding N-acetyltransferase, with product MRQVDKHLDTRAIHSRAYVEEGVSLGGDVEIGPNAVVYSGTVLGDGVKVGPNAVLGQRPTKAKSSTLKVSGDLGGLRVGSGTVIGAGAIVYAGTTIGNDCFIADSAQVRERCTIGSRVIVGHAGTVENDCRVGDRTRIQTGAYITAHSVLEEDVFVAPMVTTTNDNYMGRTEVRFSRTKGVAAKRGSRIGGNAVILPGVTVGEEAMVAAGSVVTRDVPPYTRVMGVPARPAGDVPEEQILYPRGGAGTRG from the coding sequence TTGCGGCAGGTGGACAAGCATTTGGACACACGTGCTATACATAGCCGGGCCTATGTCGAAGAAGGCGTGAGCCTGGGCGGGGACGTCGAAATCGGGCCTAATGCCGTGGTCTATTCAGGAACCGTCCTGGGTGACGGCGTCAAGGTTGGCCCCAATGCAGTCCTTGGACAGAGGCCGACGAAGGCTAAGTCCAGCACCCTGAAGGTTTCAGGAGACCTTGGCGGGCTCAGAGTCGGTTCAGGAACGGTCATTGGGGCCGGGGCGATAGTCTATGCGGGCACTACCATAGGAAACGACTGTTTCATAGCCGATTCAGCGCAGGTGCGTGAGCGCTGCACGATAGGAAGCCGTGTCATCGTCGGTCACGCCGGTACTGTGGAGAACGACTGCCGGGTTGGCGACCGGACCCGCATTCAGACCGGGGCCTATATTACGGCCCATTCGGTCCTTGAAGAGGACGTGTTCGTGGCCCCCATGGTGACCACCACCAACGACAACTACATGGGACGCACCGAGGTGAGGTTCTCCAGGACCAAAGGGGTCGCTGCGAAGAGGGGCTCGAGGATAGGCGGCAACGCGGTGATATTGCCGGGCGTGACCGTGGGCGAGGAGGCCATGGTGGCGGCGGGCAGCGTCGTCACCAGGGACGTGCCGCCTTATACCAGGGTGATGGGGGTTCCCGCCAGGCCTGCGGGGGATGTCCCGGAGGAGCAGATCCTCTATCCCAGGGGCGGCGCAGGGACGCGCGGGTGA
- a CDS encoding Gfo/Idh/MocA family oxidoreductase — MESVRFGVIGCGAIAKRHAEAISGIPEARLVACFDVVEDNARVFASRYGGRVCGDYRGLLDDPEVDAVIVATPSGLHACLGMEALDSGKHVLVEKPLALSPVEVRRLIEKANEAGRCLGTVHPNRYYPASRMVHSAVQEGRLGRLSHGVATVRLNRTQAYYDEAPWRKSRDLDGGVLFNQAWHAMDMLVWLMGPVSDAHKVAACRAHEMEAEDVAILTMRFESGALGLVEATTNIYPKNLEQSIAVFGETGAIILGGSRVDAIRLWRLPDDDEKAVLDRFGESAPPGLGPGWAHAQAVLEFVRQVRSGETGASDEARTAVELARLASGWGMAP; from the coding sequence ATGGAATCCGTACGGTTTGGGGTCATAGGGTGTGGCGCCATAGCGAAAAGGCACGCGGAGGCCATCTCCGGGATACCGGAGGCGAGGCTCGTGGCGTGCTTCGACGTGGTTGAGGATAACGCGAGGGTGTTCGCCTCGAGGTACGGGGGTAGGGTGTGTGGCGACTACCGCGGCCTCCTGGATGACCCGGAGGTAGACGCTGTGATAGTGGCGACGCCCAGCGGCCTTCACGCGTGCCTGGGGATGGAGGCGCTCGATTCGGGAAAGCACGTGCTCGTCGAAAAGCCCCTTGCGCTGAGCCCGGTCGAGGTGCGGCGACTCATCGAAAAGGCGAACGAGGCTGGCAGGTGTCTCGGCACTGTGCACCCCAACAGGTACTACCCGGCGAGCCGGATGGTCCACTCTGCAGTCCAGGAGGGCCGGCTGGGGAGGCTGAGTCACGGGGTGGCGACGGTGCGGCTGAACAGGACCCAGGCCTACTACGACGAAGCGCCGTGGCGCAAGTCGCGGGATTTAGACGGCGGGGTGCTGTTCAACCAGGCGTGGCATGCGATGGACATGCTCGTCTGGCTGATGGGACCCGTGAGCGACGCACACAAAGTGGCTGCATGCAGGGCGCACGAGATGGAGGCTGAGGACGTCGCCATCCTGACGATGAGGTTCGAGAGCGGCGCGCTGGGGCTTGTCGAGGCCACAACCAACATCTACCCGAAGAACCTGGAGCAGAGCATCGCGGTGTTTGGAGAGACGGGCGCAATAATCCTCGGCGGCTCGAGAGTGGACGCGATTAGGCTGTGGAGACTGCCCGATGACGACGAAAAGGCAGTGCTCGATCGATTCGGGGAGTCCGCCCCGCCAGGTCTCGGCCCGGGGTGGGCCCACGCCCAGGCGGTGCTGGAGTTCGTGCGGCAGGTTCGCTCGGGCGAGACGGGGGCCTCGGATGAGGCCAGGACGGCGGTTGAACTTGCGCGCCTGGCGAGCGGGTGGGGTATGGCTCCCTGA